A window of the Terriglobia bacterium genome harbors these coding sequences:
- a CDS encoding nucleoside transporter C-terminal domain-containing protein produces the protein MAILATCYALSRRRDAISWRIVGWGLGLQFLIALFVLRTGPGYWLLDEASHGVEWFLQFSFEGSRFVFGPLGDPKGNLGMVFAFQALPLIIYVAAAISILYYIGILPALVSLAARAVFRLMGTSGAESLEVIASIVIGQAEAPLVIRPHLETLTQSELMTVMTAGMAHIAGSVLGAYILFGAQARDLLTAVVMTAPGTMLVSKMLIPETGQPETAGEVKLALEKVEVNLLDAITRGVLDGLFIALNVGAMLIAFVALIALANGILGFAHTTLPTVFGYLLAPVAWLLGVPWHDAMAVGNLLATKVVLNEFVAFSLLGPLKGHIAARSFTIATFALCGFANFGSIGVQIGAIGAVVPSRRHDMARLGLWALLGGTLANYLSAAIVGLFIN, from the coding sequence CTGGCAATCCTCGCCACCTGTTACGCGCTTTCGCGGCGCCGCGATGCCATTAGCTGGCGGATTGTGGGTTGGGGCCTGGGTCTGCAATTCCTGATCGCCCTGTTTGTGCTTCGCACGGGGCCGGGCTACTGGCTCCTGGACGAAGCCTCACACGGCGTGGAGTGGTTCCTGCAGTTTTCGTTTGAAGGCTCCCGATTCGTCTTCGGCCCGCTGGGTGACCCGAAAGGCAATCTGGGCATGGTCTTCGCCTTCCAGGCGCTGCCCTTGATCATCTACGTGGCGGCAGCAATTTCAATTCTCTACTACATCGGCATCCTGCCGGCGCTGGTGTCCCTGGCGGCGAGGGCGGTGTTTAGGCTGATGGGAACCAGCGGCGCCGAATCCCTTGAAGTGATCGCCAGCATCGTTATAGGACAGGCAGAAGCCCCGCTCGTCATCCGTCCTCACCTGGAGACTTTGACCCAATCAGAACTCATGACCGTGATGACCGCCGGCATGGCCCACATCGCAGGATCGGTGCTGGGCGCCTACATCCTGTTCGGCGCGCAGGCGCGGGACCTGCTGACCGCCGTCGTCATGACGGCACCGGGAACGATGCTGGTGTCGAAGATGCTGATTCCGGAAACGGGCCAGCCGGAAACTGCCGGCGAGGTGAAGCTGGCGCTTGAGAAAGTGGAGGTCAATCTTCTGGACGCCATCACGCGCGGTGTTCTTGACGGTCTCTTCATTGCACTCAACGTGGGAGCCATGCTGATCGCCTTTGTCGCCCTCATCGCCCTGGCGAACGGCATTCTGGGATTCGCCCATACCACCTTGCCCACCGTGTTCGGTTATCTTCTGGCGCCGGTGGCCTGGCTTCTCGGCGTGCCGTGGCACGACGCCATGGCCGTGGGAAATCTGCTGGCTACAAAGGTCGTTCTGAATGAATTTGTGGCGTTTTCCCTGCTGGGCCCGCTGAAAGGGCACATCGCTGCGCGTTCATTCACCATTGCCACCTTCGCGCTTTGTGGATTTGCGAATTTCGGCTCCATCGGGGTGCAGATTGGCGCGATCGGCGCGGTGGTGCCTTCGCGCAGGCACGACATGGCAAGGCTGGGGCTGTGGGCGCTGCTGGGCGGCACCCTGGCAAATTACCTTTCTGCAGCTATTGTCGGCCTGTTCATCAACTGA